In Lates calcarifer isolate ASB-BC8 linkage group LG21, TLL_Latcal_v3, whole genome shotgun sequence, a single window of DNA contains:
- the ctsc gene encoding dipeptidyl peptidase 1, with amino-acid sequence MRLSGVLVCVLLLWVEGSWGDTPANCTYEELLGTWVFQLSKGGHDKSINCSAEATGKSSVTVTLEKLSVATDELGNTGFFTIIYNQGFEVVLNGYKWFAFFKYSQEGTKVTSYCDQTLPGWVHDVLGNNWACFVGKRVTPVPPRTDYKPLLSSRLLQKPYKHNLDFIDAINSVQNSWKAVAYPEHEMYTLQELQYRAGGPASRIPIRVRPMPVRAEVAKMVAALPEHWDWRNINGVNFVSPVRNQASCGSCYSFATMGMLEARIRILTNNSETPILSPQQVVSCSEYSQGCDGGFPYLIGKYTQDFGVVEESCFPYVAKDTPCGLPKNCGHIYTAEYNYVGGFYGGCSEVAMMLELVKNGPMGVAFEVYPDFMHYKEGIYHHTGLADSFNPFELTNHAVLLVGYGRCHMTGQKYWIVKNSWGTTWGEDGFFRIRRGSDECAIESIAVAANPIPKL; translated from the exons ATGAGGCTGAGCGGTGTGCTAGTGTGTGTGCTCCTGCTTTGGGTTGAAGGGTCCTGGGGTGACACACCAGCCAACTGCACATATGAAGAGCTGCTGGGGACATGGGTGTTTCAGTTGTCTAAAGGAGGACACGACAAATCCATCAACTGCTCCGCTGAAG CTACAGGTAAGAGCTCTGTGACTGTGACCCTGGAGAAACTGTCTGTAGCCACAGATGAGCTGGGGAACACCGGCTTCTTCACCATCATCTACAACCAGGGCTTTGAGGTGGTCCTCAATGGATACAAATGGTTCGCCTTCTTCAAG TATTCTCAGGAGGGCACCAAGGTGACCAGCTACTGTGACCAGACCCTGCCAGGGTGGGTCCATGATGTCCTGGGAAACAACTGGGCCTGTTTTGTAGGGAAGAGGGTGACACCAGTACCACCCCGCACAGATTACAAACCACTCCTCAGCAGCAG GCTGCTCCAGAAGCCGTACAAACACAACCTGGACTTCATTGATGCCATCAACTCGGTTCAGAATTCTTGGAAGGCTGTGGCCTACCCAGAACATGAAATGTACACTCTGCAAGAGCTGCAATATAGAGCAGGAGGGCCCGCCTCCCGTATCCCCAT ACGTGTTCGCCCCATGCCTGTGAGAGCTGAAGTAGCCAAGATGGTGGCAGCTCTACCTGAGCACTGGGATTGGAGAAACATCAACGGTGTTAACTTTGTCAGCCCTGTGCGAAACCAAG CATCATGTGGTAGCTGCTACTCTTTTGCCACCATGGGAATGCTGGAAGCTCGCATTCGAATCCTCACCAACAACAGTGAGACTCCCATCCTCAGCCCACAGCAGGTGGTCTCCTGCTCTGAATATTCTCAAG GTTGTGATGGTGGATTCCCATACCTGATTGGGAAGTATACACAGGATTTCGGCGTTGTGGAAGAGTCATGCTTTCCATATGTTGCAAAAGACACACCATGTGGCCTGCCTAAAAACTGCGGCCACATTTACACAGCAGAGTACAACTATGTTGGTGGGTTTTATGGCGGCTGCAGTGAGGTGGCCATGATGTTGGAACTGGTCAAGAATGGACCGATGGGAGTGGCCTTTGAG GTCTACCCTGACTTCATGCATTATAAGGAGGGCATCTACCACCACACAGGCCTCGCAGACAGCTTCAACCCCTTCGAGCTGACTAACCACGCTGTGCTGTTGGTGGGGTATGGCCGCTGCCACATGACCGGACAGAAGTACTGGATTGTTAAGAACAGCTGGGGCACCACCTGGGGTGAGGATGGCTTCTTCCGAATCCGCCGGGGAAGCGATGAGTGTGCTATTGAGAGCATTGCAGTCGCAGCCAACCCTATCCCCAAACTGTAG
- the rab38a gene encoding ras-related protein Rab-38, with product MQNNHHKEHLYKILVIGDLGVGKTSIIKRYVHHNFSPNYRATIGVDFALKVLNWDQETVRLQLWDIAGQERFGNMTRVYYREAMGAFIVFDVTRPASFEAVTKWKEDLDSKLTLANGKHVSTVLLANKCDQGRDVLTNNGIKMEQFCQENGFVGWYETSAKENINIDEAANCLVKHIIASEKDMLQSEVPDTITPQLEKDKGGTCSSCFRAQ from the exons ATGCAGAATAACCACCATAAGGAACATCTCTATAAGATTCTTGTGATAGGGGACCTCGGGGTCGGCAAGACCAGCATCATCAAGCGTTATGTCCACCACAACTTCAGCCCCAATTACCGAGCCACCATCGGGGTGGACTTCGCTCTCAAAGTCCTCAACTGGGACCAGGAGACGGTGCGCCTACAGCTGTGGGACATTGCAG gtCAGGAAAGGTTTGGCAACATGACTCGTGTATACTACCGCGAGGCCATGGGTGCCTTCATTGTGTTTGATGTCACAAGGCCCGCCTCCTTTGAGGCCGTCACCAAATGGAAGGAGGACTTGGATTCCAAACTGACACTTGCCAATGGGAAACATGTATCCACTGTGCTTTTGGCTAATAAATGTGACCAGGGTCGAGATGTACTGACCAATAATGGAATAAAGATGGAGCAATTCTGTCAGGAGAACGGCTTTGTGGGATGGTACGAGACATCTGCTAAG GAAAACATCAACATCGATGAAGCAGCCAACTGCCTGGTGAAACACATCATTGCCAGTGAGAAAGACATGCTCCAATCCGAAGTCCCCGACACCATCACCCCCCAGTTAGAGAAGGACAAAGGCGGGACATGCTCCTCCTGCTTCAGAGCTCAGTAA